gtataacgtgacagtgttagcaggtcagtataatgtgacagttttactgtcagtgttagcaggtcagtataatgtgacaacTTTacggtcagtataatgtgacagtgttagcaggtcagtataatgtgacagtgttagcatgTCAGTATAATGtgtcagtgttagcaggtcagtataatgtgacagtgttagcaggtcagtataatgtgacagtgttagcaggtcagtataatgtgacagtgttagcaggtcagtgtaatgtaacactgttagcaggtcagtataatgtgacagttttactgtcagtgttagcaggtcagtataatgtgacagtgttagcaggtcagtataatgtgacagtgttagcaggtcagtataatgtaacagtgttagcaggtcagtataatgtgacagtgttagcaggtcagtataatgtgacagtgttagcaggtcagtgtaatgtaacagtgttagcaggtcagtgtaatgtaacactgttagcaggtcagtataatgtgacagtgttagcaggtcagtgtAATGTAACACTGTtggcaggtcagtataatgtaacagtgttagcaggtcagtataatgtgacagtgttagcaggtcagtataatgtgacagtgttagcaggtcagtgtaatgtaacactgttagcaggtcagtataatgtaacagtgttagcaggtcagtataatgtgacagtgttagcatgTCAGTGTAATGTAACactgttagcaggtcagtataatgtgacagtgttagcaggtcagtataatgtgacagtgttagcaggtcagtataatgtgacagtgttagcaggtcagtataatgtgacagtgttagcaggtcagtataatgtgacagtgttagcaggtcagtataatgggacagtgttagcaggtcagtataatgtgacagtgttagcaggtcagtataatgtgacagtgttagcaggtcagtataatgggACTGTTTTACTGTCAGTGTTAGCATACGTATCATGCAAATAATTTGTTGTTGTGACAGCCAAGTATGTGAATAACAATGTGTGACGCTGCTGAAAACGTTTATTGAAATGACATAAGTGTCAGTAGTTTGCTTAGGATGATGCCAAATCTAGTCTAATTACATGGGATTACTCTACTCGGGGGCGTGGTCACCTTAAGTCAAGCCGGTATCAAAAATATTAATGTGAGTAGTTGAGGgttaaaaaaaatgcaaaaatTCTCACATTTTCGCTTTGCCACAAATAAGAGTATAGTATGAgccaacaacattatttgggtatgagttaacagaattTGAACTTTTAAAAGTAAGATTTTCACTGAACAGTTACTTTAAAAACCAACCAGACATTAAACAACATATTTGAAAAAACATTTGTGAACAATTCTTACTTTGTGAGTTCCCGTCCTTGGTCATGGCCCCAGCGTTGCCCGCCTGTTGTCCATTGTTGGCACCCAGGTTAGGGTGGAGCTGGGAGTAGGTCCTGGCAAACTGCTGCAGAGGGCAGATGACATTATGGTCTCCGACCACGTCATCCAGGGAGTCTCGGTTCTTCACTCCATTGTTCTCATCAAACCAGTCAGTGTACTGTAACACAAAATTTATTAGACTGGTATTCAAACCGGAGACCTTGATACAACACAACTTTATTAGACTGGTATTCAAACCGGGGACCTTCATACAACACAACTTTATTTGACTGGTATTCAAACCGGAGACCTTGATACAACACAACTTTATTTGACTGGTATTCAAACCGGGGACCTTCATACAAAGCAACTTTATTAGACTACTTGATTCACTAATCACATACATCCAGCAACCCTCAAGGTGCCAGATCAATTTCCGCTTTTTTACAGAGCCCGGCTTAACCTGGGTTtctaaccagcaaccttttggctaCAGGTCCACCTCCTTATCCTGCTGGTCCGCCTACCTGCAGCACCACAGCCTCCTGGCCGATTTCGTTGGCATGCGGGACACTCAGCTTCACGCTCTCCAGGAAGTCCTCACGGGAGATCAATGACTCGTTGTCCTATGGAGGGCCAATGAAAGATTAGGGTGCAATTGTATTAGTGTCATTGGAACGCACACACAAAATATAATAATATGCACTAAAACAAACAGTAGGTGTACTGGCATACATGATTGGTCCTTTAAACCTTCTGTATAACATATAGTATGCATGTATATTGTTCTGTATGTAACATATAGTATGCATGTATATTGTTCTGTATGTAACatattgtatgtatgtatattgtTCCCTATGTAACATATTGTATGTATATTGTTCCCTATGTAACATATTGTATGTATATTGTTCCCTATGTAACATATTGTATGTATATTGTTCCCTATGTAACATATTGTATGTATATTGTTCTGTATGTAACATATTGTATGTATATTGTTCTGTATGTAACATATTGTATGTATATTGTTCCCTATGTAACATATTGTATGTATATTGTTCCCTATGTAACATATTGTATGTATATTGTTCTGTATGTAACATATTGTATGTATATTGTTCCCTATGTAAcatatagcttggaaaataaataaatgcgactctggatgacaacatagtgatggttgtttccaacattagggagGTTTCCTAAAGAATTGAAATCCACTTCGTGTTTTGTTCCGTGAAACGATACTAATGACTATCGAGATACTGGTATCGTCatggcccaaacacacacacacacacacacacacacacacacacacttgctgaaGCCGGGGGCTCCgtagaggaggaagaaggagcCCTCGTCCTGGTTGACTCCCAGCAGGATTTGGGTGTCTTTGATGTTGCCTGATGACAGCATGGCCTCTGGGTTGTCAGGAAGGACCACGCCATCGATGACCGGCACAAAGGAGAAACGGAAGATGGCCGACCATGGCATGACCTGGGAAAGAAAGGTAAATAATATCAAATAAACCATAGGGACCCTATTCACTAGAACTGTACTACTTATTCATGATCAAATATAAATGTCAACACAAAACCAACACAAAGACTCTTTATTTCTCTATTTAGCCTAATTTATATCACATTCCTCCAATATCTAAAATATAAACGTCAAATAAAGTGTAaatgcacacaaacaaacattttaaagtaaaataaacatatatacacacaaaggTAAACATAAATGCAAAGCTTTATACAAAATGAAAAAGCTTTGTGTAAAACGGAAATATTAAAAGGTAAAACATGAATTTCAAACTTTCCGTAAGATGTAAAAATGTACGTAACACAGCAATGTAAATGACCTGCCACTCCTGGTCGATGAGGTCCTGGGGGGGCTTGTTACGGAGACAGTCCACCAGCTCTGTGTCGTTACCCCCAGAGGGACAGCCCACCAGTTTCCCCAACATGGCAGCTCTCCGCTGGGCTTCAGCGGGCGTAACAGTGGCCCAGGGACAGTTGGGGACTCCACTCTGGAGGATGGCTCGGGTGAAGGTGGGGCGGCTGTCTGGAGACAGGAGGTGTATTCCCACAGAGACTGCTCCTGCACTCTCCCCAAAGATGGTCACCTACGAGTAGTAGTAGTTCATAATATTAATATTGAATTTGTAGAGAGCATCTCCCAAGCACGCAtgcatgaacgcacacacacacacaaactctttgTTATCATTACCTGCTTGGGGTTGCCCCCGAAGATATGTATGTTATTCTGGATCCACTGGAGGGCCATACGTTGGTCTAGAAGCCCCACATTCCCAGGGGCCTCCGAAGAGCCAGGAAGAGCCAGGAAACCAAAGGCCCCAACACGGTAGTTCAtggacaccaccaccaccttctcaGAGTGGGCCAGGTAACGTCCATCATACACATCCAGGGACGAGGAGCCACTGTAGAACAATACAAATCAATATAACATTATTGTCCATATGTTACATGGAACAATGGAACTTTGTCTCTGGATAGAGAGCACGTTGTCTTTTGTTCATTTATCAATCAGATATCACACACACCAAGCACCCCTGGATGGAGAGCATGTTGTGCCTTGCACAAGGGCACAATTGTAGTTAAGGGATTGTTGTTAGGATGTGAACCCAGAAGCCCTCTAGTTGCAAGATCAAACCCTCCAGTTACAGGGCCATCTGCTTAGCACACTGGGCTACCTACCTGTAGAAGCCTCCACCGTAGATCCACACCATCACGGTgaggttgtgaggtctgggggaGGTTGGTACCCAGACGTTGAGGTATAGGCAGTCCTCACTCATCTCCCTGTTGGaatcagatcaaatcaaactgGATTTAGTGAACAAATCCATTTAAAATCACAAAAACACACTTTACCGTAAAGTAATGAAAGGAAGTAAAAGAGAATAAATAACATGAAAACCAAACGTCCCAAATACCCcgtttcctacatagtgcactacacggacaagttctggcctggtttagatcttatctgtcggaaagatatcagtttgtctctgtgaatggcttgtcctctgacaaatcaactgtaaatttcgatcatcctatttttccaacttaattgaggaaaatcaGAACAATCCTAAATGtttttttgatactgtcgcaaagctaactaaaaagcaacattccccaagtgaggatggctttcacttcagcagtaataaattcatgaacttctttgaggaaataatcatgattattagaaaacaAATTATGGACTCTTCTTTAAATCTGTgcattccttcaaagctcagttgtcctgagtctgcacaactctgccaggacctaggatcaagagagacaagtgttttagtactacatctcttgacaaaattatgaaaataatcatggcctctaaaccttcaagatGCATACTGGGCCCTAtttcaactaaactactgaaagagctgcttcctgtgcttggccctcctatgttgaacataataaatggctctctatccaccggatgtatACAAaacactaaaagtggcagtaataaagcctcttgaaaaagccaaaccttgatccagaaaatataaaaaactatcggcctatatcgaatcctccattcctctcaaaatgtttagaaaaggctgttgcgcagcaactcactgccttcctgaagacaatttatacgaaatgcttcagtctggttttagaccccaccatagcactgagactgcacttgtgaaggtggtaaattactttttaatggcatcagaccgaggctctgtatctgtcctcgtgctcctagaccttagtgctgcttttgatatcatcgatcaccacattcttttggagagattgtaaacccaaattggtctacaggGACAAGTtctgaaagatatcagtttgtctctgtgaatggcttgtcctctgactaatcaactgtacattttggtgttcctcaaggttccgttttaggaccactattgttttcactatatattttacctcttggggatgtcatttgaaaccataatgttaactttcactgctatgcggatggatgacacacagctggacatttcaatgaaacatggtgaagccccaaaattgccctcgctagaagcctgtgtttcagacataaggaagtggatggctgcaaactttctaatTTTAAACTTggtcaaaacagagatgcttgttgtaggtctcaagaaacaaagagatattctgttgaatctgacaattaatcttaatggtttacagtcgtctcaaatcaaactgaaggacctcggtgttactctggaccctgttctctcttttgacgaacatctTTGTCCAAAgattatgcagaaaaatgaatccatgcttttgttacttctaggttagactactgcaatgctctactttccggctatctggacaaagcactaaataaacttcagttagtgctaaatacagctgctagaatcccgactacaaccaaagaatttgaccatattactccagtgcaagcctccctacactggcttcctgtcaaggcaaggacttatttcaaggttttactgctaacctacaaatcattacatgggcttgctcctacctatctctctgatttggtcctgccgtacatacctacacgtacgctacggttacaagacgcaggcctcctaattgtccctagaatttctaagcaaacagctaaaggcagggctttctcctatagagctcaatttttatggaatggtct
Above is a genomic segment from Oncorhynchus masou masou isolate Uvic2021 chromosome 23, UVic_Omas_1.1, whole genome shotgun sequence containing:
- the LOC135510337 gene encoding acetylcholinesterase-like, with protein sequence MKTSTVFLSLLASLSCSQSDSPELIVTTRAGSLRGIRLPTPDRSHVTAFLGIPFAEPPLGKKRFRKAEPKKPWSGVFDASSYPNACYQFIDTSFPGFQGSEMWNPNREMSEDCLYLNVWVPTSPRPHNLTVMVWIYGGGFYSGSSSLDVYDGRYLAHSEKVVVVSMNYRVGAFGFLALPGSSEAPGNVGLLDQRMALQWIQNNIHIFGGNPKQVTIFGESAGAVSVGIHLLSPDSRPTFTRAILQSGVPNCPWATVTPAEAQRRAAMLGKLVGCPSGGNDTELVDCLRNKPPQDLIDQEWQVMPWSAIFRFSFVPVIDGVVLPDNPEAMLSSGNIKDTQILLGVNQDEGSFFLLYGAPGFSKCDNESLISREDFLESVKLSVPHANEIGQEAVVLQYTDWFDENNGVKNRDSLDDVVGDHNVICPLQQFARTYSQLHPNLGANNGQQAGNAGAMTKDGNSQSGVYLYLFDHRASNLAWPGWMGVIHGYEIEFVFGMPLEKRLNYTAEEEKLSRRMMRYWANFARTGNPNINFDGSVDSRQMWPQFTNSEQKHVGLNTESLKIHKGLRNQLCAFWNRFLPRLLNITDNIDEAERQWKVEFHRWSSYMMHWKSQFDHYSKQERCTDL